In Planctomycetia bacterium, one DNA window encodes the following:
- a CDS encoding PEP-CTERM sorting domain-containing protein codes for MSALGDLPGGIHESLAANVSNDGVIVGVGWSANGLEAFSYAPSGGMSGLGFLPGSQLRSAAFAISADSSTIVGAGLNADLNHEAFRYTPLDGMVGLGDLPGGEFESAAISVSHDGSVIVGEARSALGIEAFRWTAGDGMVALGDLPGGGYLSVASDVSADGSVIAGYSSALESQGSMLNEAFRWTAEEGMSRLGHIPGGIESLAFAVSADGQTIVGSDTPPFSTGPVATVWRQNRGMQSLRDVLIQEHLLAAELSGWRLVTAYDVSGDGTIIVGHGFNPSGIDEAWIARVPEPATLETTLVFVLCVTAIAVHRGSQVRRSNEPIRQ; via the coding sequence ATGTCGGCCTTAGGCGACTTGCCCGGCGGCATCCACGAAAGCCTGGCCGCGAACGTCTCCAATGACGGTGTGATTGTCGGCGTAGGTTGGTCGGCGAACGGTTTGGAAGCTTTTTCATACGCGCCGAGCGGTGGAATGTCCGGCCTGGGCTTTCTTCCCGGCAGTCAACTTCGATCGGCTGCCTTTGCCATCTCTGCTGATTCGTCGACGATCGTTGGGGCCGGGCTCAACGCCGACCTAAATCATGAGGCATTTCGATACACGCCACTCGATGGAATGGTCGGACTTGGAGATTTGCCGGGCGGCGAATTCGAAAGTGCGGCAATAAGTGTGTCGCATGACGGCTCGGTCATCGTTGGTGAAGCACGGTCGGCGCTGGGGATCGAGGCATTTCGTTGGACCGCTGGTGATGGGATGGTCGCGCTAGGCGATCTCCCTGGCGGAGGATACTTGAGCGTGGCATCTGACGTGTCCGCCGACGGTAGCGTCATCGCGGGATATAGCAGCGCTTTAGAATCCCAGGGGAGTATGCTCAACGAGGCCTTCCGTTGGACGGCCGAAGAAGGCATGTCCAGGCTCGGACATATCCCCGGTGGAATCGAGAGCCTTGCATTTGCTGTGTCAGCGGATGGGCAGACGATCGTCGGCTCGGACACGCCTCCATTTTCGACAGGTCCAGTGGCAACTGTCTGGCGGCAGAATCGTGGAATGCAATCACTCCGAGACGTATTGATCCAAGAACATCTGCTGGCAGCGGAGTTATCTGGCTGGCGGCTAGTTACCGCCTATGACGTCTCAGGAGATGGGACGATCATAGTGGGCCACGGCTTCAATCCCTCCGGAATTGACGAGGCCTGGATCGCCCGCGTGCCGGAGCCAGCGACGCTTGAAACGACCCTCGTGTTCGTGCTTTGCGTTACCGCGATTGCCGTCCACCGCGGAAGCCAAGTTCGCCGAAGCAACGAACCAATCCGTCAGTAA